GTATACCGTGAATTTtcataactcaaaaaaaaaaaaacttctgcTACTTTTCAAACGGGCTCTATGTGTTTATTTGGATACTAatagataaaaaaagatattttaaaatgaatttttttaaatgtatttaacaaatttttaataataaatataaaaatactaaaaacaccaaaaaatatatttttaaaaaaattacaatttatatatttttttaaaaatttaaattttttttcacttaataaatgaaatttttttattttatttaaatataattaataaataatttttttatataaaatatttaaatataaaattatttttatttttataaaagattttttaaaaaaatatcattaaaaaaaactttttcgaGCGCCCAGACCCAGTAGTTTAGTCCATATTTTATTGAAGTGAAACCCACCGTTATACATGTCTTATTTCCACCCAAAACAAAACCTCACCGTCAAAAAATCACGAAGCGCGCGAACTCGAACAGAAAGAAATCCTAGTATTTATGTGAATCAAAATCTGAAGTGGTAAACCCTACCATAACCATGGCGAACAAACTTGCAACTAGACGGGACCTACTGGATCGGTGGAGAGGCATCCAGATGGAAGAAGAGGAGGATGACGGCGATATCCCCGATCCATCCAAGCGCCATCTGCTCCACCTCCGTAAAGAACAATGGTTCTCCCCAGCTTcacttgttattattattatttttttatttttttactttatttggtTTCAGCAGGATAGGGGCATGTAATCACGGACTTCTATACGTTACTCCCTTGTTGTTTTAATAATGGTGAAGTTGCAATGGCGATTTTACGACGTATCTGTAGAGTAATTATAACTTGTTCTCTTGAATGGAAATTATTTGACTAGTTGATGAAAGTAAAGCGAAATTCGAAGTGATACTCTCATTCCCAGAATAAGCAGCGGGAACAAGTAGTCTATGAATTGTCTATGAAACGTAGTCTTTGGTCATATTAATaacttgaattattattattaggaaaagtatagggagccaatggtctaagcatacaatgtgtacaatggaggtttaggaagtattagagatatgatcattagtgttacattgtcatgtcaggttacgcttttgggatgagtgagtTCATGTGAGTTCTAGATTCGAAAGGTCAAgggttcgatccttggtgaactctAAAATTAACTTAAGCTTTTAGGATGAGTGATTTgatgacatgagatgtttattatcctggTATTCGGATGATTATTCTGGATAGTgtgggtgatgttcattttattcatgaaCCAAAGgtttagcccattgtacacattgtacacttaggccattggctccctagcactacccttattattattattattattcatcctTCATTGGTGGAAATGGGCGTTATTTCATCAATATAACCCgttttcattgttgttgttttgcATTATCAATGTAACCCgttttcattgttgttgttttgcATTGATGGAATGGAGTTATGTTCTTGTTGGGGAATTGAGACATTGTTTCTTTGGTAGTTTCATATCTAACACCTTTACTTAATGTCAGGTTTGCAGATGCATATAATTTTCTAATTTGCTTGCCTTGTGAAAGTCATTTTTGGTGTGGCTTTTGGGATATAATGGGTCCCCTATTGGAGACTTTTTACAATTACTTCAAAGACGATCGTCATGATTCTCCTCTTAGGCGTTTATGGAAGAGAATATCTGATGAAATGAAGCGCTGTTTGCAATGCGTTTCTCAGCATCATCAAGCCCAAGACATGTACAATATGGAGTACGAGTCTAGCTCTATTGGTCCTCTTCTTGATGTCTTGCATAAGCTTGATAATGAGAGGGTGACATTACATCTGAGAGATATCAACACAAAGTTAGCAGGGGAAGAATATAATCCTGCATGCGATAATGCTGAAGTAGTTAATTTGTTGTATGAGGTGTGTTTCCTGTTGCTTTCCACTATCCCAAGTTTCAACACACTTGATAAGGCTCCTCTTTATGGCTAAATTTATTTCTGCTTCTTTGAAATATGTAcatttccccccccccccccccaagaaaaaagttattttttccttctccccccccccccctccccaacattatagatattttatttgcttttattcATCTTACAAAATATGGTTTAACTTCTGTTTGTTTGTTGAGACTTGAAACTTGATAATACATGTTCTTAACCTGAATATTTTCATAGTTTTAAAACAAGTTACTAATATCTGTTGATACAGACAAGTGCAGACTGAACATTGTTAGATCAGGACTAgacaatatatattatattatgtacATATTATTTTGAAAAGGGGGAGGGGGATTAGCATAGATATTCCACTTGTATGCATTCTTGCAtttgtatatttttctttctttcctttgtgTATGAATGTTCTGTTTTGGATTTTAGTGTTTAAAGCCTCATTTTGTTCCTCCAATCATTTAATGCAGGTGTTAATGTTCCCAGTCCTCTTAGATTATCAGCCTTTATTCAATGAGTTTGAGTTATTTGTTGAAGCTATTGACTGTAAACACGAATTAGCTTTGTCTGGGCATCAACAATTTCcggtattatatataatttaatcctTGCTGTGTATCGTGCTTCTACATGCCAATGTAGTATTCTAGATTGCTTACGTGGTGAACCATTTGCTTACAGGGAGTATATGCCTTACTATTTTGCAAGAGAAGTGTTCGTTCTGTTGGATATCGCTTAGCAGAATCTATGGGAAAATTGAGGTACTTGTTGATTGGCAATTTGGCATGAAAGAGCTTCGGCTCCACTAATTGTAATCTGTATGAGTTGATGATGCcctaacaaattgaatgcaacttATGTCCCTTTTATTAAACTTGGATAAAGAAGGCATGAAGCCTGAACTTATGTTTGGATGGATGAAAATGAACTTTAACATTGTCTTTTGTCACTGTTTCCGGATCCTGTTTTCTGCTGTTGGACATTTAGAAGTCTGTTTTATTAACGATCAATGCTTTTTGTTTGTGTGTAGGAGAGGAGCGGACTTGGAACCTTTGCAGCCACTTCTCAAGAAATTTATTGGCTGTTTAGAGGCTGATGCATTACCATTGGCTTTGGATACTTCAACACCAAGAGCCCAGCTGGATCGTGTGTCTTTATGGATTGGCATCAAATCATTGTAAGAGTGTATTCAGTAGTATCAGTCATTAGCCTAGTCATCTCTTTGCTATTATTTTGATGGTACTCTTTTATGAACATTTTTGTGAAGGCTTAGCTTCTTGGAGCCTACAACTTTTGAAGAAGGGATATTGGAACAATACCCCTTTTTTGTAGATATTGTACTCAATCATATTAGTGGCGATTCACTTGAATTCTCACATGCTGTTAATTGCTTGAGACTACTATTTGAAATGCTTGGTATGTTTTGTCTGTCTCTTATATTCCTTTTTTCAGATTTATATTTGTTCGCGTAACAATTCTTTGTGCTTGATCCTAGGTTGCAAGCTTTGGTTAAGGTCTACATTACCTCCAAGTGTAATGCGCAATACCCTACTTGGTCAATGTTTCCATACTCACAATGAGAAAATCCATAAAGATATTTTGGGCCTTTTCCAACCTTTCCTACAGGCATGTATGCATAACCGgtgtttgtttgtttcttttgtgtgtttttcttagaaaggaaaaaaaaattctttgGGTGGCTTTGGTGGGGGcgtcggggggggggggggggttgggtTCTTTGTGTGTTTGACATTGTTTACATCTTTCATGCCATGTTCCAGTCTCTTGAAGCTCTTCAAGATGGTGAGCATGAAAAACAGCGTAGACACTTACTATATTTTCTCCTCCATCAAGTGCCAGTGAGCAGTAACTTCAGCATTCTAACGAGAAAACTGGCAAATCAGGTTATCACATTTAGGTTTTTGCACGATGGCTATGCAATGAGTGGCTATAGGCTCTTTGGCTGTAGCCATTGATGCTGCATATTGGTTTCTCTTGTatagttatatatttaataattgtcTTTTCAGATAGCATTACTTGTTGTATACCGAGGATATAGGATGAACCCACCTTGCCCTCCTTTTGAGTGTTCACACATGTGGTATGTACGCAGTTACTCCCCTTTTGTCCTtgtttttttcttgtttgaattaaatttagcagaGACTAGTCATAGTTTGCTGGAAAAAGAAATACCTTTTCCTATGTTCAATTTAACAATGCATTCATGCAGTGGACATAAACTCTCGTATTATCTATCAGGATACATAGGAAATCCTCTTGATTATATTTGTGACTAGAGATACAAGTTCTGTgagtcttttatttatttatttttgtttttgttttgttttttttttttttttttttgtccggTTGACGAATAAGAGATCCTTTTATGAAATTTATAGGCATAAACAAAACTTTATGAGCAAGTGAACATTTGTAACATTAATATGTACGGTATGTTATCCTGCTAGGACTGTTTACCTATTAGAGAATCTCTTTAAGCTTGATCATGTTACTTCATTATAGTGTGTCTGGGAGAATTGGGAAAAACCATTCAGATGACTTTAATGAGGTGTAGCAGAATATTTGGTCTTGTTGAATTTCCATTGTCACAGCTCTAAGGCTTGGGGGGTATCCTTTTTTGGATCTTATTTTCATACTGAACTGTCTGAGAAGTCAATACTAAACAACTGCTGCATAATATAGATGAACTTCACCATAAATTAAGATCATTATGATATACTTGGACTTCTTTTAATGCATTTGCTTAATTGTTTCTCAACATTATGTTGAACAGGGGACCTGCCCTGGTGTCGTCTCTGAAGGACTCCTCACTTCACAGTTCCTTAAGGCAACCTGCATTTGACCTTATACAGATTATCATAGTATCAGATGCTGCTGCTTTAGTGAATTCAGTGCTGAGCTGCTGCACAAATCCAAACACTGAGAGTAGCATGGAAAACAAAGTCATTATTGAGTTGGATGATGAAAGTGATGATATTTGTTTCCAAGCTATTCCAAATTGTGCAATGAAGGATGATGATTGTTCTTGGGCTCAATTCAGTGCGCAGGCTAGAATAATCTATCAAGAGTTCCGTGAGTGGATGTGCATTCCAATGTTATGGGTTGATGTTTTAGTTGATATCAGTCCCTCAGTCCTACCAATTTCATTTTCCCAGGCCATCTTTTGGGCACGGTCTCGTTTTCCAATGATAGAACTTGAGAAGAGTTCAGAAACAGTGCTTCCAGTTAGATCTTGTCTTTCATCTTATGCTGCAGAAATTTCCTCTTCATTTGGGTGGAAGGTTCCAACTGGTTCTGATGATGGTGGAGATGGAAAAAAGTCTAAAAATTCAGTTGAAGTGTTGGCAATGTCGTCTCCtttaataagaacatttaacaggTCCTATAACtagtttgaatttttatttatgccATGCTAAATTGAAGTTTGAGTATCTTGTGGTCTTATGATAAATTTTTGGTTTTCAATTTATTAGCTAAATATTTTTGGAGTTGCAAACAGGTTAGCTGCATATTTTTTAGTGCAGATGGGTCAAGGAGTGCTCCAAAGTCAGTGGACATGGCAACCTCTCATGAGTGAAAGCTTGATCCTTTCACTTTTGGATCCAAATGATGTAAATATGCCAAATTTGTATAGAACCTGTAGATCACATTCTTCTCTATTTACCTTGTTGAGAACCAATGAATTTGTTCTCATTCTTTTCTTATTTGTTGAATATAGCGTATattgtattataatttatttttcccgTGCAGGATGTTAGACAGTTTGGAAAGTCTGTGTTAGAACAAGTTTCAAATACTCGGGGTCTTTCATGTGGAATAAAGTTCCTATGTTCGCATGAGCTGTCATTGTATGCAATTATTTTGGGCCTTAAGCATGCTATGAGACTGGTAATATTTTCGGGAAAGATGTCTTGATAATATTTTGGTCAATGCTGATCCTCTTTACTTTATCTCCTTTCTTTGTGTGTGTGTATAAAAGAGGAAATTTCACTAGTTTGAAGAGAGAAGTGCAACTAAGTGGAAGGATAGGGATCCTCAGAAACAGTAACCAAAGTGGCTTAAGAAAGCAACCAATCTATCCATTTTCTTTGCATATTGTAAACTCCATTAAAACAACCATAAGTAGGTCCCCTAGCTAGAGAAAATCCATAACAATTTCTTGTAGCTTTTTTTGGTTGGCAAATATGTGCCCTTGAAGAGGTGGACATTCTCCTTTTGTCAAATCCGTCAGCAAATTGCCAAAGTAACATACTTAAACAGACATCTGGCTTCCCTGTTGTCATGAAGCCCTTTAAATTGTAGCTTTTGATGCTACACCAAAGTCTTTCTGTGTCCAGTCAGATTATGTGACTTTGATAATGTGTTTCTGCATCGGAAATAATACTTTGGTGTAAAATGACTTTTGTCTAGTGGTCGTTCAATTGTTATTCCCTTTATCTGTGCCATTTCagtaatttcattttatttgcaGGTCCAACTAGATTCTGTCATGTCGAAGTTTCATTCTCTACATCACTTTTGGTTTATTTTATGTAAATTACTCAAAGAAAGCGAATTATCTCCTCAAGAGTTACCGGGAGAAATGGATAGTGATTTAATGATGCCAAAATTCTCTTCACAAGGCGGGTTTTTGAAGCAACCGGCTTTTGATTCTCTGCCCCTGGAAATGGATAAACATGTTTCTAATGTTGAACTAAAAACAATATATAAATTTGGTGGTTTAATATCTGAAATGGCATGGCCTATTTTTTGCAAGAGCTTGGTAAAAGGAAAGGAGTTTGTTGATTACAATCTTTGTCAGGTATCATCCTAGTTCTTCTTTAGTATCAGTTATGTGCTTACAGCTTTGCCTTTATGTTCCTCTCTCTTTAAAAAGCTACATGTAGAATAAATGCTTTTAACATTTATTGGCATCCAATCAGGAAAGTTGTGTTTCTTTTGGTGATCAATTTTACAGACAAGTTGTAAGATACCATGGTTCTGCTGTCCAAAATTTAGAATGAATGTTGCTTGGTTTAAATAATTTGATGCTTGAATAGTTGGATCCTAATATCAATTTTCCAAAACGTAGTTAAAATATATATCAAGTGATTTAGATGtaagattgttaggatttggaaGAATGAGGAGACCAAGTATGGATGATCACATTTCAGTTTATTGTTTGCTTCTTTTCTTTTACAGTTTGGTTGTTGTTTCAGATCAACATCTTGCTTTTAGAACCATGAAGATCTTGACCTTCATAGTTCCTTGTTATTTCAGATGACTTGTGTTAGGCTACTCGAGGTCCTGCCTATCGTTGTTGACAAACACATATGTCTTGGTAAAGAGCATGGAAATTTCAGAATGCATGTACAAAATAAATTGGATTTCAAATGGCTTCATGATCTCATGCAATGGGGAAGGTCATCACTTAAAGTTGTTGTTGTTTATTGGAAGCGAGCAGTTATTCAGTTACTCAATCTATTCAAAGGATTTTGTGATAAAACTTCAGTTTCAACAATCATGACCATTGAACATCTTATTTCCTATGGTGAGTTTTGATATTGTATTCACACACGATCATGTTTGAAGTTGTGTTTTGGTAATACCTGTTAGTATCATATCATTAACATGTTTCGTGTTTCTAATTGATTTAGATGGTTGTCCTTGGGAGGAATTGATAAAACAAGTGTCTCACCTGTCTGTCTCTCTATCTAGCGGAGTTTCTCATAAGTCTCGGGAGACAAATATGACACCGAAATCAATGTGTAAAAGCCTGTCCTTTGAGAAGAACCCTTTTACGTCAGATTTGCACTCTTCAACTATGGCTGATAAAGATTTACAAATTTTTGACTCTACAATGATGTCTTGCAAAAGAGGCACTAAAGATGTAATTATTCTTTCAGATGATGAAGGGGAAGCAAAAGTGTCTCCCAATAAGTCTATTTTATCAGATAATGAGATAGGCAACCATGTCTCTCATGGCAACTTAATGTTTTGTGATGCTGGTAAAAGCTTGCTGACTGCTGACCTTGTTAAACAAAATGTTTCAAGTATGGAATTCTGTGGGAAAATAATGGAGCCCttccaaaaaaatatttgtacTGATTCTCCCATCCTTTCTTCTGAGAAACAGAACTCCAGTAATTTTAGTTTACATATTAAACCTGCGGTCACTCCTTTTGCTGATTCAAAAGGCCTAGACACTCAAAGCAGGGAAGTAAGCTTGAAATCCAAGGATAGGGTCAATTTCACAAAATTTTCTGATGAAGCTGTTAatgttaaaaaattgaataaatcttGCAGCAGTGCCGTTCCGAAAATTGGTGATACTAAATCAAGTAAAAGCAGTAAAATGTCAAGTCATTCTCAGGATGCTGAAGACAGCCAGCTAGAGCCTGCAGTGAAACCTGTGGGCCGTATTCAGTTGCATGTGCCAAAGCCTACTTCGGTTGTGAGAAGGCAAGTTATTCAACTCGAAACACCTCTTGATAACAATTCTGTCAGTCTATATAAATTAAAGAACCCAGAGAACAGATTCAAGCCACCTAGGTTGGATGATTGGTATAAACCTATTCTTGAAACAAATTATTTTGCGACAGTTGGATTGTCATCCACAAGAAAAGATGAAACCCAAACCGTCGGGAAGTTAAAGGAAGTTCCTGTTTATTTTCAATCACCAGAACAATATGTGGAGATATTCAGGCCGTTAGTTTTGGAGGAGTTTAAAGCACAGATACAGAATACTTTTCATGAGATGTCTTCATGGGAGGATGCATCTTATGGGAACCTTTCAGTGATGTCAGTGGAGAGAGTTGATGATTTTCATTTTGTTCGTTTTGTCCATGATGACAGTGATTCTGCAGCATGTAAGAGCTTTTCAGAAAATGACCTCATTTTGCTATCAAAAGATCCTCCTCAAAAGTCTTCTCAGGAAGTTCATATGGTTGGAAAGGTATACTGTCATTCATGTGTGAATGTGACTGTTGTCATCTAAAGTTTTATTCTTGCAAGTACATGAAGTCCTAGAGTTAATTTTTCTAATCTGTGGTATGGAGTAGTTGGAAAATGGGAAGTTTGCTAATTTGGTAGGAAATTATATGACGACTCTTGgtaaagtaaattacagaagtaGTGAAGGCATAATGCTTCTTTTTAGCCCACCTCAAGCTGAAAAAacctttctattattatttttcaccaACTTAGGCTAGTACAGGTTCATTGTTTCTTCGCACATACTGTGACTTTTACCAAGAGATCCACTTTTTTGGCACATTCAGCCATGATTGACTGAAGCATGAAGATTTACCCATCCTACTAATCTTTATTAACTCCTTTTAACCTTCTCTTATAAAGGAAATCATTCCAGTACTTAGTCATTGTTCATAAGTAGAATTATAAATTGAACTGTCAATTATTTCAATTAAAATCCAAGTTGATTTGcattttgtttgccctttttggAGCTAAGTCAGGCTGCCCTCAAGCATGGTCAATGCTAGCCTCAAACCAATGTAGTGTTGCTAAGTAATGCAATTGAAAACAAGCAGGCTAACAAACCTGTCATGCTAAAGCAGTCATCAATGTGTTTGCAGGTTGAAAGGCGTGAGAAAGACAATAAAAGAAGTTTGAGTATTGTTCTTATCAGGTTCTATCTTCAAAATGGTTCCTCGCGTTTAAATCTTGCTAGAAGGAATCTCACTGAACGAAGTAAATGGCATGCTTGCCGAATAATGAGTATTACCCCACAAATTCGAGAATTCCATGCATTGTCATCAGTAAAAGCCATCCCCTTGCTTCCGCTTATTTTAAATCCTGTCAGTGACTCCATTTGTCTTGGTGGAACTAAAGAAGCAGATCTCAATAAGTTGTGCCTGTCCTTACAACAAACTTTGAGATCATCATTTAATGTCTGCCAACTTCAAGCAATTAGTGCTTCTATCGGAAGGGTGGAACCCAAGAAAAATAGTGAACTGTCTCTTATTCAGGGTCCTCCAGGTAATTGATTTACCCTATGTCTTTATTCATGGAAGGCCTTACAATTTTAATAATGATTTTAACAAGTTTGCTTATATGCTCATGTAAATGTAGGAACTGGGAAGACACGAACTATTGTTGCAATTGTCAGTGCCCTTCTAGCTTCTGCTTCCACTTCTCTAAAGATGAATTGTGTAAAACGAGCTTTCAATGAAAGTTTGAACAAGaattctttttctcccttttcaaGACCCAAAATTAGCCAGAGTGTTGCCATTGCGAGGGCATGGCAAGATGCAGCCTTGGCAAGACAAATGAGTGAAGATGTCCAAAGTTCATTGAAATCTTTTCGAAGTTCTGTGAGACAAAGAGTGCTTATTTGTGCTCAATCTAATGCTGCAGTGGATGAGTTGGTATCAAGAATTTCTAATCATGGTCTTTACGGAAGTAATGGAAAAATGTACAAACCTTATCTTGTGAGGGTTGGAAATGCAAAAACAGTCCATCCAAATTCACTGCCATTTTTCATTGACACACTTGTTGATCAACGTGTAACAGAAGAGAAGATGCACTTGAATGAGGGGAAGAAAGATATGAAGGTAGATTTGTCGGTTCTTCGTTCTAATTTAGAGAAATTAGTTGATTCTATTAGGTTCTATGAATCCAAACGGGCTGACCTAAGGGATGGAAATTCTAATGTTAGAAGTCACCTGCATGATGACTCTCATGTTGGGGATGAGAAAGAAATGTCTGATACAGAAATTAAAGTGACGCTGCGTAAACTTTATGAACAGAAACACCAACTATATAAAGATCTTAGTAATGTTCAGGCTCAGGAGAAGAAAGTCAATGAAGAAACCAGGAGTCTTAGAAATAAGCTGCGGAAATCCATACTGATGGAAGCTGAAATAGTGGTAACTACATTAAGTGGATGTGGCGGTGATCTTTATGGAGTTTGCTCTGAAACAATGTTAAGCTCCAAATTTGGTGGTCCATCTGAACTTACTCTCTTTGATGCTATTGTCATTGATGAAGCCGCCCAAGTAACATATCTTTGTTCTGTTATAGATAATTTATCTGCaatcatcttgtttcctttttttttcctgaTCTGTTTTTCTGTTTCAGGCTCTAGAACCTGCTACTCTGATTCCTCTTCAGCTTTTAAAGTCAAGTGGAACCAAATGCATAATGGTAAGTGTACTTAAAAAGGCTTTTGAACTTCTGCTATAAGGTAAGAGGTTATACTGACATTTGCAAATTATCTAAGGTTGGTGACCCAAAGCAACTTCCTGCAACTGTACTCTCAAATGTTGCGAGTAAATATCTTTATGAGTGCAGCATGTTTGAACGTTTACAAAGGGCAGGGCATCCTGTTATCATGCTTACTGAGCAGGTACATAGTTTGCTACTGGATCTGATCTGAAGTCTCCTTGTATGACATATATTTTGGTGGAGCAATCATTGCAGGCTTGAGGTTCCTTGGGTATTGGGGGTTAGACTGTTAGCAACTTAGCATATGGTCTAAAagaatttctttttgtttttaaggtttagggtttatccgTTTAGTTTGCCTTGTTTGACTGAATAATCAATTCCGCACAATTCTTATTACTGTTTAGAAGGATTGAGTAGAgatataaaaaggaaagaaattaaaTTCTGGGATTGAGGTTTGATGACAAGTGATTGAAGTAAAATATACCCATAGAATATGTGTGGTGCATTGCTATATTATGAAATTGATGCTGGTTATTTCTACACTGACTGTAAAAGTGGAATCCATCTCATATGGAATATGCATTTTGTATATTTGGTGAATCTTGGAGGGTACTGAATATGGATTTTCAGCTGTTTCTTTTGATTAGTTGCAAAAGCTTTGAAGAAAGTAAAGGTTGTTTTTCTGGtatttttctgaaataaaatgCTTGAACTTGAAGGAGAAATTTCAATCTTCAAACTTGGTTTTTATCTCTTTATCACTCATTCTTTTTGTTAGGGAGTCATGTTGATGGATATGAAGAGGGATTTGAGAACCCTTTAATATTGATGAGTTAGTCTGTATGCATGCGAAGGGATTAGAGAATTCAATTCATGCTGTACttatctttcatgttttatgCATCCAACCATTCTTTTTATTAGGGAGTCGTGTTGATGTATATGAAGAGGGATTTGAGAACCCTTTAATATTGATGAGTTAGTCTGTATGCATGCGAAGGGATTAGAGAATTCAATTCATTGTATACttatctttcatgttttatgCATCCAACCATGCAGTTAACATGGTCAAGTGTATCTATTCAAGCCGAAGGCTTGCCATGGTGCAGATTTCCTTTCCTGGTTCCGATGAGAGATCTTGTGTGGTTTTCTCTTCATGGGAAGCCCAAATTTTCTTTTCCAATTTAGAGACTTACTCATCAAGCAATTCCCtttcaagattccgacttgtaaAAGACACCTAAGAAGCATCAAACATCTTGGCTGAAGCTCTTTTGCTTGTAGGTTTTTGAGGTCATTATAGGAATTTCAATGGCTCAAACTCAGTGCTACTCCTTTTTGAATTCAGTCATTTGAGATAATAATGATTGAGCTGTAGAA
The nucleotide sequence above comes from Arachis hypogaea cultivar Tifrunner unplaced genomic scaffold, arahy.Tifrunner.gnm2.J5K5 arahy.Tifrunner.gnm2.scaffold_45, whole genome shotgun sequence. Encoded proteins:
- the LOC114924127 gene encoding uncharacterized protein isoform X3, with protein sequence MRKSIKIFWAFSNLSYRHSLEALQDGEHEKQRRHLLYFLLHQVPVSSNFSILTRKLANQIALLVVYRGYRMNPPCPPFECSHMWGPALVSSLKDSSLHSSLRQPAFDLIQIIIVSDAAALVNSVLSCCTNPNTESSMENKVIIELDDESDDICFQAIPNCAMKDDDCSWAQFSAQARIIYQEFREWMCIPMLWVDVLVDISPSVLPISFSQAIFWARSRFPMIELEKSSETVLPVRSCLSSYAAEISSSFGWKVPTGSDDGGDGKKSKNSVEVLAMSSPLIRTFNRLAAYFLVQMGQGVLQSQWTWQPLMSESLILSLLDPNDDVRQFGKSVLEQVSNTRGLSCGIKFLCSHELSLYAIILGLKHAMRLVQLDSVMSKFHSLHHFWFILCKLLKESELSPQELPGEMDSDLMMPKFSSQGGFLKQPAFDSLPLEMDKHVSNVELKTIYKFGGLISEMAWPIFCKSLVKGKEFVDYNLCQMTCVRLLEVLPIVVDKHICLGKEHGNFRMHVQNKLDFKWLHDLMQWGRSSLKVVVVYWKRAVIQLLNLFKGFCDKTSVSTIMTIEHLISYDGCPWEELIKQVSHLSVSLSSGVSHKSRETNMTPKSMCKSLSFEKNPFTSDLHSSTMADKDLQIFDSTMMSCKRGTKDVIILSDDEGEAKVSPNKSILSDNEIGNHVSHGNLMFCDAGKSLLTADLVKQNVSSMEFCGKIMEPFQKNICTDSPILSSEKQNSSNFSLHIKPAVTPFADSKGLDTQSREVSLKSKDRVNFTKFSDEAVNVKKLNKSCSSAVPKIGDTKSSKSSKMSSHSQDAEDSQLEPAVKPVGRIQLHVPKPTSVVRRQVIQLETPLDNNSVSLYKLKNPENRFKPPRLDDWYKPILETNYFATVGLSSTRKDETQTVGKLKEVPVYFQSPEQYVEIFRPLVLEEFKAQIQNTFHEMSSWEDASYGNLSVMSVERVDDFHFVRFVHDDSDSAACKSFSENDLILLSKDPPQKSSQEVHMVGKVERREKDNKRSLSIVLIRFYLQNGSSRLNLARRNLTERSKWHACRIMSITPQIREFHALSSVKAIPLLPLILNPVSDSICLGGTKEADLNKLCLSLQQTLRSSFNVCQLQAISASIGRVEPKKNSELSLIQGPPGTGKTRTIVAIVSALLASASTSLKMNCVKRAFNESLNKNSFSPFSRPKISQSVAIARAWQDAALARQMSEDVQSSLKSFRSSVRQRVLICAQSNAAVDELVSRISNHGLYGSNGKMYKPYLVRVGNAKTVHPNSLPFFIDTLVDQRVTEEKMHLNEGKKDMKVDLSVLRSNLEKLVDSIRFYESKRADLRDGNSNVRSHLHDDSHVGDEKEMSDTEIKVTLRKLYEQKHQLYKDLSNVQAQEKKVNEETRSLRNKLRKSILMEAEIVVTTLSGCGGDLYGVCSETMLSSKFGGPSELTLFDAIVIDEAAQALEPATLIPLQLLKSSGTKCIMVGDPKQLPATVLSNVASKYLYECSMFERLQRAGHPVIMLTEQYRMHPEICKFPSLHFYDNKLLNGSQMSRKSAPFHQTKCLGPYVFYDITDGREVRGKNMGAMSLCNEHEADAAVEVLRFFQKRFPTEFTGGRIGIITPYKSQLSLLRSRFLDTFGSSITAEIEFNTVDGFQGREVDILLLSTVRAALLSNAASERNSSTIGFVADVRRMNVALTRAKLSLWIFGNARTLQTNHNWASLVKDAEERDLIMTAKRPYHSIFKTASKDKDFLENSNDVIRQPKHEREVKDNDKDGFESKKKRVASEVKSKGRRDDKALGKSALCKEKKSIDERNSIKNLTCLAAKCESRSCSDGMLTTTEQRVFDNGEGKDKMKINRVETILGKRQSKFENTRSSAHHVVEETGSRQKTSKLSELDRPNLCSRGDTSNSNEVSASSLEGCHKKEHADQVKCTTKSGVSEISKRKQQRKAVDAILYSSLISTKKDETLTKASAKRRFSSSIANESVKPPKTTNASMEATERKERPIAISNQSVHE